A genomic stretch from Lathyrus oleraceus cultivar Zhongwan6 chromosome 2, CAAS_Psat_ZW6_1.0, whole genome shotgun sequence includes:
- the LOC127118463 gene encoding cationic peroxidase 1: MDSHIQFYLVIFMVTVATVLSPAVAKLTPNYYDRICPKALPIIKSVVKQAIYREPRIGASLLRLHFHDCFVNGCDASVLLDDTPTFRGEKTAFPNINSIRGFEVVDQIKAAVTKACRRDVVSCADILAIAARDSVAILGGNQYWYQVLLGRRDARNASWDAANANLPPPFFNFSQLITNFNSHGLNLKDLVVLSGGHTIGFAKCATFRDRIFNDTNIDTTFAANLQKTCPRIGGDNNLAPFDSTPKKVDTAYYTSLLYKRGLLHSDQELFKGDGSQSDNLVLKYSKDSYAFAKDFGVSMIKMGNLKPLTGKKGEIRCNCRKVNSY; the protein is encoded by the exons ATGGATTCTCATATCCAATTTTATCTTGTGATATTTATGGTGACTGTAGCAACAGTTTTGAGTCCTGCCGTTGCAAAGCTGACTCCTAATTATTATGACAGAATTTGCCCTAAGGCACTGCCAATCATAAAGTCAGTTGTTAAGCAAGCAATTTACCGCGAGCCACGAATTGGAGCATCATTGCTGCGTTTGCATTTCCACGATTGCTTCGTCAAC GGGTGTGATGCATCAGTTCTACTAGATGACACTCCTACCTTCCGTGGTGAGAAGACTGCATTTCCAAATATCAATTCAATTCGAGGATTTGAAGTTGTTGATCAAATTAAAGCTGCAGTTACCAAAGCTTGCAGGCGCGATGTCGTTTCATGCGCAGATATTTTAGCTATAGCTGCTCGGGATTCTGTAGCCATA TTGGGTGGTAACCAATATTGGTACCAAGTGTTATTAGGAAGAAGAGATGCAAGAAATGCAAGCTGGGATGCAGCAAATGCAAATCTTCCACCACCATTTTTCAATTTCTCACAACTCATCACAAATTTCAATTCTCATGGACTAAACCTTAAAGACTTAGTTGTTCTATCTGGTGGCCACACTATTGGATTTGCCAAATGCGCTACTTTTAGAGACAGGATCTTCAATGACACCAACATAGACACCACTTTTGCAGCCAATTTACAGAAAACATGTCCTCGAATAGGCGGCGACAACAACTTAGCGCCATTTGATTCTACTCCAAAAAAAGTGGACACAGCATACTATACGAGTTTGTTGTACAAAAGGGGTCTCCTTCATTCTGATCAAGAGCTTTTCAAAGGTGATGGTTCTCAAAGTGATAACTTGGTGCTGAAATATAGCAAAGATTCTTATGCTTTTGCTAAAGATTTTGGAGTTTCTATGATCAAGATGGGTAACTTGAAGCCTCTTACTGGGAAAAAGGGTGAGATAAGGTGCAATTGCAGAAAAGTCAACTCCTACTGA